Within the Medicago truncatula cultivar Jemalong A17 chromosome 4, MtrunA17r5.0-ANR, whole genome shotgun sequence genome, the region ACCTTCAAATCGAACTTCGaattattaaaaatcaaatattaacacaaaataaaaaagtgtttcaataaataaaacacaatttACTTAAAATCAACGTACTAGTTATTTTCTAAATAACCATGTAAAACTAAAAATGACACTTAAgcaataaaatttaattcacTATATTTTTTGTGCAACATCCTTCCATTTAATTCACTACTTTATAACTTACTCAATTTTAATGATATTCTAGTTATTACTCAAGCAATACAATTTGCAAgctattttgttaattgttcTCTATTAATGCAGTAGTTATATATTGTAAATAAACCCACTTCTTTGTATTTGAAACCACCTTAAGTGAACTTGTAAAAATAAGATGAACTTGAAGTTACAACTTCAACCTTCACCATAGCAGAACCACGCACTTATTGTTCAAACAAATTGAAACAGGTGATGTACTTTTGTCTTTATactaaaaccaataaaaaaattaacgaaTTAATGgaactcaagtggttaatgaacttCCTTACAAGAGAATCCGATTACGATTCTTGTGAATCGAAGGATTAACAAAAAAGAACTAATAAAGATTATGTGTAAGATTGCACaggtaccaaaaaaaaattacaaaaacatttgtatgatttgttttcttaaaacaCACAAGATTTTAGAACTCTAAAAGAGGTTCTTATTATGTTTGAAGTAATATTGAGTTTGAAAGTTAACTTCCATAAAAGTATGTTGGTTGAGGTAAATGTTTCTGAGTTGTGGTTAAATTAGGCAGTTTTGGTGAACTGCAAAAGTGGGAAACATGCCATTTTATGTATTTAGACTTGACGATTTGGGGAGATTTTCGTCGTTTACGGTTTTCGAGCCCTTTGCTTGACCGAATTAAAGAATGGCTTTTAGGATGGACAACTCACTATTTATCAATGGAGGGTCGTCTGGTTCTCTTGAAGTTTGCATTGTCTTCTCTATCCctctattttctttccttctgCAAGGTTTCCACATGTATCTTCTCTTCTATTAAatctattgttttttgtttttttttgcgggggagaaaattagaaaaataccTTGAACTAAATGTGAAATTGTTTGCTTAGAAAAGGAGGATTAGAGGTTTAGATGATTCAGGAATTCAACTTGTCATTGTTAGGTGTTGAAGGTTGTATGTGATAGGGATAGTTTATGGGTTAAGGTGCTCGAAACAAAAGTATAGGGCGAATGGGGATTGTATTAGAGAAGGCAGACGATTATGATAAGTTTGGTGGAGGCAGATGGGAGAAATTTGTAGGGGTGATGGGTTCACGATTGGGAGATGGTTTGATGACAATTTATTGAGGGTTGCTGGAGATGAGACAAAAACGTTCTTTCAATCGTATTCTTTTTATaacattatttaaattattaattaaaaataagttgaatcCCATTAAAATAGGACAACACCACTGCAATAAGAATTGAAACTTTTAttctttatcaaataaaaaaaaagaattttaattattaattaaaatagtttttttaaggaattaaaataTAGTTAAATCACATTGAAATAGTAACAACACAACTGCAATAAAAAAGAATTGGACACTAATAAGctaattttaacttaattagccacttgtcaaaaaaaaacttaattagccaattttttttttgaagtgaagcCAAAAGAATTTGATAAGTAttctttttgagaaaaaaaaaacatatttgacaagtcatataattgatatttttcttacTCACAATAGTTCAATAGAAAAACAGACGGATAATGTTGTATTGTAGataattgtctttttaaaatagatagTACAACTAATTAGTACTTTTCTAAGGAACACATGTATGTGTTAAGTCAGATTTGATATAAGTGTTTTAGATTTACAAtgatgtcaacggatcctgacttaTATATATGTGTGCGTGTGTTTTGTTAACTTACTTCTACTTACTTTTAACCAAAAACTCAACGAGTGTTTCAGGTCACTCTTTAAAaattggcttaattacacttttggtcctaccattttgaccaactcacgaaaatggtcctatcttttttaaatcgaacaaaatcgtccttaaactatatgtttttttacagttttagtcatatctccctatttccaactccataaacgcacataaatgacagttttagtccaaccacctacGTTCAACcatcaaataaacaaagaataaaatatgtGGGTACAAGAAATCTactttatttagcacactaacctaatttccGAGACATGTTACATATCTGAAAtatgtcttagaaattagggtttttcttggtttgtgtgccgaacaaagtagattccttgtacccacatgatttattccttgttcatttcatggttgagcataggtggttggactaaaactgtcatttttgtgtgtttctggagttggaaatagggagatagaactaaaactgcaaaaaaaaatatagttcagggacgattttgttcgatttaaaagagataggaccaatttcgtgagttggtcaaaatgcaaggaccaaaattgtaattaagccttaaaattttcaaattgtgtagttatttttttaaaaactcaaatatttaaatttccAATGCACTGgatacacaaaaaaaattgtcttaaaaaCTCGTTACCATTTCCCAAAACTCAATATCAGCTTTTATGAAACTACTTAAATGCATGGACAAAAAATGTCATTTACAATTTaactaaagattttttttcttcggcAAAAcgatataattgattttttactaACTAGCTAAATTGAGTTTTACACAACTACTCTCTCTATTTCAAAATACACGTCGCATTCAACATCTTCATACATGTCAATTTACAACTTTGACGGTttcaaaataatgttttttataaCTAGGATGCATCTATTAAATCATTTAAATGGGCCCAAATTCAAACCTTTCTCTTGGCCCATGATGTACATTCTGgacttttctctcaaaaaacaaaaaaaaaaaaaactatttgtgacatttttctcttcaattgaAAAGACAAAAACGTAACTGAAAAGACAACATTTTTCTCTTTGTACGGTATGgtattttgatttgttgatttcGGTTTATTTAACTTGCTGATTTCGGTTGTGTATTGTTCTCAGGTTCAATTATTGTTCTTCTCAGGCACTTTTGCTTTGCTGATTTGTTCTCATGTTATGTATTCCAATTATTGATCTCATGTACCAAAATGATATTTAGAAACTGGTGTAATCGAAAATACATTGATACAATAATTTCTCctttttttgtgctatttttCTCGAGTGTTAAAATTCCAGTCTACTTTTATGATGCATTGTATAAGGAGCACTTTTCTCATATTATAACTAAAACCTATAAAACACTAGGAACGACATTGCTTGTATCAAAATACGTAAATATTTaaagtttaattaaattttaatttttttaaactcaaattttattgttcatctttttttttttagtttgagtgTTACAATATACCaatgtgggagacatattttaaatttatttagaaaactattaattcaaaaaaaaaaaaacaactatgaaaaacatttaaaatatttggtatATATCATTGTCAAAAACACGAAAACGAAAAGAAAATAgacaagaaataaaatgaagattaaACAGCATGATGAAAACATGCAATGGTGACACAAAAATTTCAACTATTAGTCTCTTTTTAAATGAGACATAACTGAAAttttgttcatttatttaaacataaaaaagatCTGAAAATTACGATGTGAAACACATAGttcatttattcaaatattaaaaagactCGAAAAATTAAGATGACGAACACTCAAGTGCTAGGGGAGATATCCCAATGCATGCCATTCACATCAGTTGGAAGAGGAAGCATTTGCTGATTCAGGTGAGCCGAATCAACACCCATGACACCAAAATTTGGCGCAAAATCTTCAGCAATTGGGGTGACACCACCAACACATCTTGTGTTCTCATCTTCAATTTCCTGATAAATTCCATTGATGACAGCCACCCTATGAAACTCTGGATTTTTCAAAAGAGTGGCTGTAATGAAAACAGCACCGGCAGCCTTGACCTTACCCCCAACGATTCCACCAAACACGTAATTGCCATAATTGGCCTTCACATAAATAGAAAAGGAGGAACATGCTGGCTCAGCTATTAATTGGGGAGGAACACGACCATATGTCGCATTCATGTAAGTTCCAAATAAGGATGTCATTTTGTATGTTCCTTTAGTTGGAAAATTAGGTGTACGTAATATCGGGTGCAAAAATGTGACATTCGAAACAAGACCAGAAGCACTTAACACTGTGATTCCAGCTTGACGATACAGAGACAAATTGATGAGAGTCTCCACAACATCATTGCCCTTAGGGATCTCAATGACAATCAATTCCATGAGGTTGTCAGTGTTTTCCTTAACAATGATGGGTGCTTTGGCCTTGTTCTTTGAGCCAATGGGTCTACCCTTAGGCTTTTTCGAGGAGGTTGGTTGAGAGACCATGTCTAGTCTCTTATCTCCTCTCATGATAGAGGAGCTACCTGAGAGTGTGGACACTAATTTGTTGTGAACAGATAAATTTTTGGAGTTTGGGAAGAGTGATGACGATACTTGTTTATTGTTCGTCATAATGGAGGATATGTATTTTTATGAAGAGATTAACAATGTGACCtagtatttataatatttgtCTTGAAATTTGTATTAATACCCactaatatgtttttttgtaataaaaattattatagtcAAGAAATCAAAGTCGTTAGTCGTCGGTCAACATCAAATGAatcatattttgtcaaaaaaaataaaaatcaaatgaatcatATTTTAATCTCGTCAAATTggatttaaaaaatcaaaccaattaATACGAGATtacttttttaatgaaatatacAAGAATTGTGTTATGTTACTTtaacaaatttgattttatgactacttaataatttttttttggtacaatgactacttcatatttattttatattataactACATATATTGCGTAATaatttttagagtaaattataCTCCTCTTCtttaagagaagcttgaattacactcccctcctctcttatgttaaaatatacactttcctcccttgaaaagtaaaatttatactcccctccaTTATAAGATTCTTGAATTACAActccctcccttaataattaaatatgcactacactttaatttattttaacataaataaatatttttatgatatatactaattttgaactaccatttaagaaaaaaaattcatttctttataatttaaatggcaatgataattaaatttaaatattttgctattaattttataatttagagtataaaattaaattttaaataaccatgctttattatttttagtaatttttcacatattttaattttattatgggttatttcatattttattatagGTTTAAAACTACACGTTAATGAAATAGACCCGCAATAcgtatttaaattttgattatattaaaatagacccgcaatactattttttcccgaagtgtgttagatttttatttttttgctagattattagaaataaaaaaatattgagggagtaaagtgtagattttaacataagagggaagaaaaatgtaattcaagcttctcttaggggaggggagtgaaaaaaattctaatatattttaaataaaaggggaggggagtatatattttaacataagtgAGGAGAAAATAATTCAAGCATCgggaagtgtaatttactctaattttTAACAACAGTATATTTGGGTTTCCTCTTTATACCCATTGGCCCAATATTTACTGTTTGCAATAAATACTTCAGAATGCTAATAATATTAAGGATAATTAATGATTTGGTCCTTAAGTTgtttgttgattatattttggttcaataagttattaacgttacaatttggtcctttaagttagtATATGTTAGCCAAataaatcatcaccatcaatcTTTTGCCAAAATGTTAAATATGCACATGAGAACAGTGACGCGACAACTTGCAATGTATATCCACCATAGACATTGGCTTAACGGTTTTGACGGTGGAGATTTATTTGGTTGACGGAAGATGACTTAAATGGACTAAATTATAACGTTAATAACTTAGGACTAAAATGTAACCAGCAAATAACTTAAGGGatcacatcattaattaaaCCTAATATTAAAGGGGATATGAGATTTTGGGTTGCCTTATTTATTATCTCAATTATCCTTCTAAACAAACTTTCATAATAATGTTTATTGTTGTCAttagaaaagataaaaatttatattatatttgttgcaTTGAAATACATAATCCTGGGTTTTATgcttgttataatttaaaagtcACAAACATCTATACTtacattttaatcaaaatcaaaatttcataaaaaacataattcataatttacaaacattaacacaataaaaagtGTGGAATAACAGACACATTAATGCCGGTCTTTTCGCTAGTAAAGCAtaacatttttcttcaacttcacTTCCTCTACTTTCCTCAACAACAATgaccaacaaacaaaaattgaaacagCAAGAAATGCAAGAATATCCGACTAATCATATGGCAATTAGATAAACAAAGTCTGACTCTCCAAAAGAAACAGACAGTATCATAATGAATCTAAATACGGGTTTAAAATCCAACAAGAATACAAATCCTGAAGTTAAAACTTAGAATCAACAAAGATGAGTCCAATCAGAGTATTTTTCCCCTTCAAAACTCAAACCTTCCTCATTGTAGTCTATTATAAACTTGGGAGAGTTGTCCAGAATAGAAGTAGAGGGCACAAAAGACACCAGAGAAAGCACACTTCAATTTTAACCTAAGATGCACCTGGACCTTAATGTACACAGACAAGCCAGCGAATTTTTCCGTGATGTTACAATTATATCCTACAATGCTGTGCAAGATATCTTGATTCATGTCAGTCAACAAGTAGCAACAACTTGACATTCGCCATGATACTGAAGATACCTTGTACCATAATCATTTTCAGACGGAGAAATTCAGAAGATATGAAGCCTTATGACGAACCTGAAACAGATTATAGCTCTATGTCAAATCACATTGTAACCAAATAATAACtgattaaaaataagaaaagaattCCATTCACCTCTGACGCATAAGATCGTAGGTCAGTTGGTGAAATAAAGGTAGAACAATTTCTAAGAAAAGAACAGAACATCTC harbors:
- the LOC25492371 gene encoding AT-hook motif nuclear-localized protein 28, whose amino-acid sequence is MVSQPTSSKKPKGRPIGSKNKAKAPIIVKENTDNLMELIVIEIPKGNDVVETLINLSLYRQAGITVLSASGLVSNVTFLHPILRTPNFPTKGTYKMTSLFGTYMNATYGRVPPQLIAEPACSSFSIYVKANYGNYVFGGIVGGKVKAAGAVFITATLLKNPEFHRVAVINGIYQEIEDENTRCVGGVTPIAEDFAPNFGVMGVDSAHLNQQMLPLPTDVNGMHWDISPST